The Paramagnetospirillum magnetotacticum MS-1 genome segment AGGACGGCCGAACGCAAGCTCAAGCTGCTCGGTCTTGACCCCAATGCAAAGAACGGTGCGCTCCGGCAGGGTTCCGGTTCGGTGCGGCTCCCGGTGGTGGCCCCATTCGACGGAACCCTCATCGAGAAGCGCGTGGCGGTCGGCGATCAGGTCTCTGAGGCGACCGTGCTGTTCCGTATCGCCAACCTCGACAAAGTTTGGGTCATCGCCAGCGTGCATGAGAACGACATGGGCAAGGTCGCGGTTGGACTTCCGGCCATGGTCACCTTGTCGGCCTATTCGGATCGGCGCTTTGAAGGGCGGGTCGCCTGGGTCTCCGATCTTCTCGATGAAAAGACGCGAACCCTCAAGATCCGTGTCGAACTGAACAACAAGGAGAGGCTGCTGAGGCCCGGCAGCTTTGCGCGGGTAAAAGTGGCGGCGAAGGGCGTGGAGGCCGTTACAATCCCTGTTTCGGCGGTGCAGAGACAAAAGGCGGAGCGGATCGTCTTCGTCGAGGCGGCCAAGGGCGTATTCCAACGCCGGGAGGTAAAAATCGGCATGACATCGTCCCAGGCCGTCGAGATCGTAGAGGGACTGGAGGCGGGTGAGCGTGTGGTCACCAGCGGAGCCTTCGCCCTGAAGTCCGAGCTCGAAAAAAGCGCCTTTGTGGACAAGGACTAGGCCGCCGGAGAACGCATTTCATGATTAACACGATAATTGAACGCGCTTTACAGCGGCGTTTTCTGGTCATATTGGCGGCCCTAGCCGTCTTTGCGTTCGGCATCTGGACGACATTCCGGCTGAACCTCGACGCTTTTCCGGATGTGACCAACATCCAGGTTCAGATCAACACGGAATCGCCCGGACTGGCCGCCGCCGAGGTGGAGCGGCTTGTCACTTTCCCCGTGGAATCGGTGATGAACGGGATTCCCGGCGTCACCCAGGTGCGGTCAATTTCAAAGACCGGGCTGTCCGTGGTCACGGTGGTCTTTGAGGACAACGTTGATACCTATTTTGCCCGTCAGCTCGTTCTGGAGAAGCTTCAGACAGCCAAGGAGCGTATCCCCAACAAGCTTGGAAGCCCTGAGCTCGGGCCGATCACCACGGGCCTGGGGCAGGTCTACAAATACCTTCTCACCAGCCCCACCCACAGCGCGATGGAATTGCGCGAGATCAACGATTGGCAGGTGAAATTCCAGCTCCGCACCGTCCCAGGCGTGACCGACGTATTGAGCTTCGGCGGTTCGGTTCGACAATACCAGGTTCAGGTCGATCCCAATCGCCTCGTGTCCTACGACTTGACGCTCGACGACCTCAAAAAGGCGCTTCAGTCCAACAATGCCAATGCCGGAGGATGGTACATCGAAGGGGCGCAGGAGCAACTGTCGGTTCGCGGTGAGGGCTTGGTCAGCGGCGGCCCGGAGGGATTGGCCGACATCGAGAGTGTCGTCCTGAAATCGGTCGATGGTACTCCGGTCTTCGTCCGCGACGTGGCCAAGGTGGAATACGGCAGCGAAATTCGCCAAGGCGCCGTGTCCATGAACGGCAACGGTGAAGCCGTGATGGGCGTTGTCCTGCAATTGAAGGGCGCCAACACGAATACCGTCATCCAGGGCATCCGCGCCAAGCTGTCCTCGGTTCAGGCTTCGTTGCCGCCGGATGTCAAGATCGAACCGGTCTATGACCAGTCCGCTCTGATCCTGAAGGCCGTCGGCACCGTGCAGAAGGCTCTTGCCGAGGCGGCAATCCTGATCGTGATCGTCCTCTTTCTTTTTCTGTGGAATATACGGTCGGCGCTGGTCGTCCTCGTTTCCATTCCACTCTCCATGCTCGTCGCCGTGATAATGATGCGATGGGCCGGATTATCGGCCAATCTCCAGTCGCTGGGAGGATTGGCGATCGCCATCGGCATGATGGTGGATGGTTCGCTGGTTATGGTCGAGAATATCGTTCGGCATCTGGCCGAACCCCATTATCGCGACAGATCGCTGCCATGGCGGGTGGCGCAAGCCGCTCGCGAGGTTGGGAATCCCGTTTTCTTCGCCGTCTTGATCATCATTGTCGTGTTCCTGCCCCTTTTCACCCTCCAAGGGGTGGAGGGCAAGCTGTTCAGCCCGATGGCCTTCGTTATCGCCTTTGCGATGCTGGGGTCGCTGGTCGTCGCCCTCACCATCGTGCCCGTGCTGGCGTCACTTGCCCTGAGCCCCAACCAAAGTGACGAGGACAGCTTCCTCATGCGCGCCGTCCGGCGGGCCTATACGCCAGCCCTTGCCTTCGCGCTGCGTCGGCGAGTCCTTGTCGTCGGGTACGCCGCCGGGGCTCTCGTCATTTCTGGATTTCTGCTCACGCGGCTCGGCACCGAATTCGTACCGGAACTCGACGAGGGCACCCTAAGCGTCCGCATTACCATGAACCCCAGCATTTCCTTGGCCGAATCCTTGAAGATCGCCCACCGCCTGGAACGCCGTCTGCTGTCCAATCCGGACGTCACATCCGCCATCAGCCAGATCGGCCGCCCGGAATTAGGAGGAGACCCCGAAGCGGTCAACAACAATGAAATCTGGGTCGGCCTGAAGCCCCAGTCGGAATGGACCAGCGCCGGGTCCAGGGCAGAACTCGTCGCCAATATCAACAAGGAGTTGGCCGAATATCCCGGTGTGGCCATCAATATTTCCCAACCCATCGCCAATCGGGTCGACGAGCTTCTTTCCGGGGTCAAGGCTCAGATCGCAATCAAGCTTTTCGGCGGCGACCTCCGGGTTCTGGAAGAAAAGGGCCGGGAAATCGAGGAAATCGTCAAGGCCATCGACGGTGCAGCCAATGTTCAGGCCGAACAGATCAGCGGCGAGGCGCAATTGGTCGTCCGAGCCAACCGCGCCGAACTTGCCCGCTACGGCCTGAATGTCGCGGACGTGATGGACGTGGTCTCCACCGCCATTGGCGGCGAAGCCGTGACCAATGTGCTCGACGGCCAGCGCCGCTTCGCGGTCTATCTGCGGGTGGCCGAGCCGTTCCGCTCCGACATGGCCGCGATCGGTGAGCTTTGGGTGGTCAACAAGGACGGTGTGCGCGTACCGCTGTCGCAGGTTTCCGACATCAGCCTCGTGGAAGGGCCGCCCAGTATCAATCGGGAAGACGCGCAACGGCGAACGGTTATCCAGGCCAACGTCCGAGGGCGCGACATGGGCGGGTTCGTCGCCGAGGCCCAGGCGGCAGTCGCACAGAAGGTCCAACTGCCACCGGGCTATGTCGTGACCTGGGGTGGTCAATTCGAGAACCAGCAACGGGCGCAACGCACGCTGATGATCGTCGTGCCGGTCTGCCTCGGGCTTATCTTCCTGCTGCTGTATTTCTCGTTCGGTTCGATGGCGAATGCCGCACTGATCATTCTGAATGTCCCATTCGCCCTGATCGGCGGGGTGTTCGCTCTATGGGTCTCGGGACAGTTTCTCAGTGTGCCGTCTTCGGTCGGCTTCATCGCGCTCTTTGGCGTGGCGGTGCTCAACGGCGTCGTCATGGTGTCGTATTTTGACCAACTCATCCGGGAAGGACGAACGGCGGCTGAGGCCGTGGTGGAAGGTGCCATGCTGCGGCTGCGTCCGGTATTGATGACGGCCACGGTGGCCAGCCTTGGCCTTATCCCCCTGCTGCTGTCGAACGGTATCGGCTCGGAGGTGCAGAAGCCGTTGGCGACGGTTGTCGTCGGCGGTCTCATAACCTCGACCCTGCTCACCCTCCTTGTGCTTCCCGTGCTCTACGGTTGGCTCGCCGAATGGCGGAAGCGCAACGAGCAGAGAGCTTTGGAATTACAGGCACCCCATGGCCTGAGATAAAGACCGTATCCGTCGCGAGACGAAAGTTGTGGCTGGAATTCTTGACTTCAGCAATAGGGCAATCCGTGGAATGGAGAATAGCATGAACGGCATGACGAAACATCTGACGCTGGCCGTTATGGCCTTAATACTGGCCGCCTCCAGCGCATTTGCGGATGAGATCGGCGTCTATAATCTTACTATGAGCAAGGAAAAATTCTTGCCGGAGCGGATCGAAATTCCAGCAGAGACCAAAGTGTCCATCATGATCGACAACCAGGGCGATGCTACCGAGAAGCTGAACTTCCTGGTCAATCATGAGAGGGTTTTGCCGGGTGGCAAGGCGACACGACTGTTTATCGGGCCGCTGGAGCCCGGCGAATATAAATTCGTCGGAATCTACCATCCAGAGCGGTCATTCATCATCATTGCTAAGTAAGAAGACGTGCTGCACGCGTTATTCCCGTGCCACACAAATAGCCTGAGGACGTGGTGATGATTACTCGTCTGGTCGCCCCCGTCGTCGTCTGCATGCTATTGCTGCCCTGGCCGACAGTGGCCTCGGCACGGCAGCAGGCCGCCGGTCCCATCGGGGACCGGCCGACCGCCCCGGCGCGGGAGCATCTGGCCAACACCCGCGCCTTGCCGCTGTCACGGCTGCTGGGGCTGTGTGGCGAGGTCAAGAAGCTCGTGGTTCTCGAAGGACAACTGGGCAAGCGCCCACTGACCCAGGAGGACATCCATGTGGTCAGCAACGGCACCAAGTGTCTGGCGGCCACGGCTTCCATCTTCGAGACCATCCGGGTGATGGCTTCCATGTATCAGGAGCGGTTGGTCTGCATGCCCGGCGGTGTCAAGGACCAGGACTTGCTGGAAGGCATGCTGAAATGGCTGGAAGGCCAGGATCGCCAAGGAAATGACGATCTCTTCCGGCTCAGCGCTCCGCAGGCATTCATCATCTACATCCGCAAGGCTTATCCCTGTACGACGGGGGAATAGCGTCGTTCTGCTCCGCTATTGCCTCACGGCGCCTGTCGCATCCAACCGTTGGCGCGGTCAACAACGAGCTTCTGCACCAGCGAGCCATCCTGGGTGGTGATGTCGGCGGTGATGGTTCCGTCCTTCTGTTCTGCCACCGTGCCGAGCTTGAGGCACGGATTGCCTTGCCACGCCAGCCATTGGGTCATGTTTTGCGTCACCTGATCAACGGTCAAAGGGGATGATGCCGCGTTGCCCGCGGTTCCCATCATGCCACAGTGTCCCATACCCGGCCCCATCATCATTCCCTGTCCCATCATGCCATGGTTCATCATCATCCATGGCCCCGTAGGCTGACCTTGCTGGGGTTGAGACTGCGCCAACGCGCCCATGACGATCACGCCGACAACAACGGCGGCCAAGGAGATCGGTTTCCAATACGACATGGCACCCTCCTGTTGAAGATCGAGTAGAAATACTACCCCCATTTCATGGATTTGTCCTTTGCTCCGAGATGGTATCCGGCTGGCGGTGGCGGCTCACTGCGACAAGCAGAACGGCACCGGCGCTAATGGCAATGTCCGCAAAGTTGAAGGTGGGCCATGACCAGGATCGCCAGTGAAGCAGGATGAAATCCGTCACATGACCGAAGGCCGCCCGGTCGGCCGCATTCCCGGCGGCACCGCCGACAATGAGAGCAAGCGCCATTTTTGAAGCAATCTCCCCCGTCGACGGCAAGCGCGTGAGCCAAACCACCAGCCCCATGACGATAACCACCGAAAGCACCACCAGCGGCCAGCGTTGCCAGCCTCCTGGATCGGCGAACATGCCGAACGAAACCCCGGTGTTGTAGCCCAACGATAGGCTTAGGATCGGCAACAGAGGAATGGAGCTATCGGCGAGAATGCCTTCCATCGCCCTCTTCATCACCAGATCAACTCCGGCGACACCCACAGACAGACACAGCCAGCGCAAATTCGACGGGACACTCATCATGCTCTTCCTTCTCTGCCTCCCAGCATCCGCAACCCGTTGAACACCACCAACAGCGACGCTCCCATATCGGCGGCAATGGCCCCCCACAGGGTGGCGATTCCGGCGAAGGCCAGCACGGTGAATACCGCCTTGACCCCAAGGGCAAAGATGATGTTCTGCCGAAGGACCGCGTGCATCCTGCGGGAATGGTCCACCAGCCAAGCCAGCTTGCCGAGGTCGTCCGACATCAGCGCCAGATCGGCGGTCTCGATAGCGGTATCGGTGCCTGCCGCGCCCATGGCGATGCCGAGGCTGGCCTTGGCCATGGCGGGGGCGTCGTTCACTCCGTCACCGACCATGGCGACGGTGCCATGGCGATCCACCAGTTCTCCGATGGCTGCCAGCTTGTCCTCGGGCAGCAGTTCTGCCCGCACCTCGTCGAGGCCGACCAAGGCGGCGATGCGCTCGGCGGTGGCGCGGTTGTCGCCGGTCAGCATGACCAGCTTTTCCACCCCCGCCCGGCGCAAGCCGGACAAGGCGGCGGCGGCTTCGGGTCGCACGGCGTCGGACAGGGCAATCAGCCCGCAAACATGGTCGTCGCTGCCGATGACCACCACCGACTGGCCACCCGCCTCCAGCCGTTCGGCCAGGGCATGGACCTCGGGGGTTTCACCGCCCCGTTCCTCAAGATAGCGATGCGAGCCCAGCCAGTAGGAGCGGCCATTGAAAGTGCCGGTGGCCCCCTTGCCGGGAAGCGACTGCACCCCTTCGGCGGGAACCGGGCTGACGCCCTTGGATAAGGCATAGGCGATGATCGCCTGGGCGATGGGATGGGTGCTGCGGGCCTCCAGCGCCGCCGCCCGCGCCAGCAGGTCTTCCTCACTATGGCCGTTCAAGGCAACCACCGTTTCGACGCTGGGGCGTCCTTCGGTGATGGTGCCGGTCTTGTCGAAGGCGATGACCTTCAGCCGGGCCGGGGTCTCCAGGTGTTCGCCGCCCTTGACCAGGACGCCGTTGCGCGCCGCCGCCGCCATGGAGGCAACCACGGTGACCGGGGTGGAGATCACCAGGGCGCAAGGACAGGCGATTACCAGCAGCACCAGCGAGCGGTAAATCCATTCGCCCCACTCGGCTCCGAGCAGCAGAGGCGGCCCGGCCATGATGACCAGGGCGATGCCCATGACGATGGGCGTGTAGATCGCCGCGAAGCGATCAACCCAGCGTTCGGTGGCCGAGCGGCGGCTCTGCGCCTCCTCGACCATGCGGGCGACATGGGCCAGGGTGGTGTCCTGAGCGGGTTTGGTGTTCTCGATGTCCAATGCGCCGTCGCCGTTGACGGTGCCCGCGAAGACCTCGGCACCGGGGGCTTTGAAGACCGGAACGCTCTCCCCGGTGATTGGCGCTTGGTTGACGCTGCTCTCGCCGGACAGGATGCGGCCATCGAGCGGAATGCGCTCGCCCGGACGAACGACGAACACCGCTCCTACCGCCACCTGTTCGGGGGCCATCTCGACCTCACCAGCGGCAGATTTCACCCGTGCGGTCGGCGGGGCAAGGTCCATCAGCGCGGCGATGGCGCGGCGTGCCCGGCCCGCGCTCCAGTTTTCCAGCGCCAGCGACAGGGCGAACAGGAACGAGACCGAGGCGGCTTCCAGCCAATCGCCCAGGGCGATGGCGCCGACAACGGCCACGGTCATCAGCAGGTTCATGTCCGGGCGCAGCCGTCGGATCGACATCAAAGCCTTGGGCAGCACGAACCACAGCCCGATCACCACCGCCACCGCCTCGACGGCATGAGCGGGCACGGGCTTTTGGATCAACGTATCCAGGACAAAACCAATGCCGGTCATCACGCCGCTGGCGGCGGTCAGAAGCGCTTGGCGTCGGCGGCGACCGTCTTCATCCGAGGTGGAGGCAGTGGCCGACCAGGGCCGCGCCGTCATTCCCGTCCGGGCCACCGCCTGGATGACGGCTTCGGACGTGGCGGCCTCGGACAGCACGATCATCTTGCCGTTGAGGACATCGAAGGCGAGGTTGTCGGCGCCGCCGACCAGCGGCCCCACCTCGGCCTTGAGGAGGGCGATTTCCTCGGCGCAGTCCAGCCCGGTCACCTTGAAGGCGACACCCCGCCCGGTCGGAACCGGCTTGGCCTCGGCCTCGTGGTGATGATCCTTGTCTTGGTCATCGTGGCAGTGATGCCCGCAGCAACCCGCGCCCATTCTCTCTCTCCTCATGTCACCGAAGGCGGTCCAACGGACTGGGCCGACCGCCTCGACGCCAGAGGATGAACCCTGTGGCTGCTACAGGGTCAAGACGAAAATCAGAGCGCCAACGTCACCAGGGCGACGCCGCCCGCCACGCAGCAATACCAGCCGAAGGGATTAAGCGCGTGGAAGTCATGCCGGTGGAAATAACGCATCAGAGCCCAGGTGCTGAGGTAAGCCGCGATTCCCGCGACGATTCCGGTCGCGACCGCAAGGCCGCCCAACTCGCTCATCGCGCCGCTATGGATCAGCTTGGGGACTTCCAGGACACCGGCTCCGACGATGATCGGCAGGGCGATCAGGAAGGAGAAATGGGCTGCATCTTCATGATGGAGGCCGACCAGAATCCCGCCCACCATGGTCGCGCCTGACCGGGAAATCCCTGGGAGCAACGCGGCGCACTGCCAGACGCCGATCAGGACGGCATCCTTGATGCTCAGATCGGCAAGCCGCTTGCCGGTATTGGATCGCCGCAGACGTTCCCCGAAGAACAGCATGAGGCCGTTGGCGACGAGGAAGGCCGCCGCCACCCCCGGTGCCCCGAAAAGATGGCGAAGCGCCTTCTCCAGCAGAAAGCCGACCACGACCGCCGGAAGGGTCGCCGCTACGATGCGAACGACCAAGCGGCGGTTCTCCGGTGTTCCTCGCCCGAGCAGAACGGCGGAAACTCCCATCCATTCCCGCCAGAAATAGATCAGCAGGGCGGTGGCCGTACCGAGATGCAGGACGACAAGGAAGGGCAGGAAGTCTGGCGCATGCTGGTCGATGCCCCAGCCAAGGATGGCGGGGATGATGACCGCGTGTCCCAGGCTGCTGACCGGGAAAAGCTCGGTGACACCCTGGATGAGCGCGATGAGCAGGGCCTGAAGGGTTGTCATGGGGAACTGTCTCTTTTCATCGGTCAGGCTGGACAAACCGTATTGGTTCGCCAAGATTGAAGTCTGGAGCGGCTACAGGGTCAAGGGCGCATGACGACGGGAACCTTCAATATCGGACGGCTCGGCGAACGGGCCGGTGTCAACATCGAGACGATCCGTTACTACGAGAAGATCGGCCTGCTGCCCGAACCGGGACGGACGGCTGCCGGTTATCGGCAGTATGGCGAAGACCATCTGCGGCGGTTGTCCTTCATCCGCAAAGGGCGCGATCTCGGTTTCAGCATCGAGGCGATCCGGGCACTGTTGCGTCTGGCCGAACATCCCGAGCAGCCCTGCGAGGATGCCGACCGGCTGGCCTCGGCGCATCTGGCTGAGGTCGAGCGCAAGATCGAGGAGTTGGGGCGGTTGCGGGACGCTCTAAGCGAGATGGCCCACTGTTGCGCCGGAACCGTCGCCGAATGCCGCATCATCGACGCTCTGGCATCGTGACGCCCTGAAATCAGGATGACCGGGGCGCGAACAGGATGATGGCCGCGCCGGTCAGGCAAATCGCCGCGCCGAGAACATCCCAGCGGTCGGGGCGATTGCCCTCGACCAGCCACAACCATACCAGTGAAGCCAGGATGTAGACCCCGCCATAGGCGGCATAGGCGCGTCCGGCAAAGTCGGTCTCGACCCTGGTCAACAACCACGCGAATACGGCAAGGCTCGCCATGCCGGGCAGGAGCCAGACCATCGACTTCCCCAGCCTCAGCCACGCCCAGAAGGCGAAACAGCCGCCGATCTCGGCGAAGGCGGCCAGAACATAGGTGGGAATGGACAGCATTCAGCTATGCCCATGCCGGTGGTGGGCATCAGGAAAATGGGGGTGCTGGTGGATCATCGGCTCGTGCCGGTGAGGATGTACATGCGCCCCCAGCGGCTCGTCTCCGTGATGGTGGTGATGTTCGTCATGCTCATGGGCATGTTCATGCTCCATGGCATTGTGCTGGTGATCATGCTCGTGACGTTCGGTCAGATGCAGCCAAACGCCAACGCCCATCAGCGCCGCCGCCGCAACCAGACGCAGGCTGATCGTTTCCCCGAGCAGCAGCACCGAGACAATCGCCCCGACGAACGGTGCGGTGGAGAAGTAGGCTCCGGTCCTGGCGGTTCCCAGTTCCCGCAACCCGACCACGAAGGCAACGAGGCTGATGCCGTAGCCGAGGAAGCCGATGGCACCGGCAGCGGCTACGGTTGCAACAGGTGGACTATGCGCCCCCATGGCAACCGCCAGCACCACATTGGTCACGCCAGCGCTCAGTCCCTTGATGGCGGCGATCTGTACCGGATCGGACAGCGACACCTTGCGGGTCAGGTTGTTGTCGATGGCCCAGCACAGGCAGGCGGCCAAAACCGCAAGGGACGGCCAGGACGGTTCGACCGAGCCGGTCGGCCAGGACAGCACCGCCGCCCCCACCATGATGGCAAGCATACCGAGCACGATACGGCGGTCGGCATTCTCCTTGAACACCACCCAGGCCAGCACGGCGGTGAGCACCCCTTCGGCATTCAGCAGCAGCGACGAGGTGGCGGCGGAGGCACCCGACAATCCGTACATGAGCAGCACCGGACCGGCAACGCCACCCGAGAGAATGGCGCCGACCAGCCACGGCCACTCCCCAATACCGAGCCTGGATTGCTCACCCTTGGTCACAAAGTGGACGGCGGTGAGGCCGATCCCCGAGCCTAAATACAGGATGCCCGCCAGCAGCCAGGGATCGATGCCGCCAAGCAGCAGCTTGGCGAACGGAGTGCTGCCGCCGAACAGGATTGCGGCAACCAAGGCGGCAAGGATGCCCTTGTTCATTTTAGCCCCCGAAATCCGGCAAAATCCAAGCAAAACCACCCGGAGATTGATCCCCCGATTTGGGGGGCAAGTCCAATACAAACACCAAAAGCGGCTGACCGGGGAATTACTCCCCCGGTCAGCCGCATCAAATGGATAAGAAGTACGGCTACCTCCCGATTGGCGGTGCCTGGGCCAGCAGGGTGCGGGTCTGTTCGGAATCCGCCGAGCCGCCGAACTCGAAGTCGAAGGCGGTGGCGAACTTACCCGCCAGCAGGGTGACAACGGAGATGATGCAGCCACCGACGGCGGTGTTGCCGTCGACATGGCCGAACACCATGAAGCCGATACCACCGACGATGCCAAGTCCGGCAGTGACCAGCAGGACGTTGGCGCGGGTGTTGCTGCGGCCGGCCTTGATGAACTCGCTGTCGCGGGCACGGGCGTTCTGACGTTCGGCCAGGGTGGCGGTCAGCGTGGTGATGGCCCCGGTCATCTGCTGCATGCGTTCGGCATGGGCGAAGGCCTGAGCCTGGGAGCGAAGCTGGAACACCCGATTGGGGTCGGCCAGCACCTCGCGGGCCTTATCTGGATCGTCGGTGCCGGTGATGGCGCGGACGGTGTCGGCCAGTTTGCCGACCGCCTTCTCGGCATCGTCGCCGAAAAGGCTGGCGATTTCCGGCGCCACGTCCAGCGCCACCTTGGCCAGCCCAGCGATGGGATTGGCGGCGATGGCGGCGGCATCGCCGAGGAGATCGAGCAGGTTCATGGCCAGGCGCTCCCCAGCCCCATGCCAATTCCGGCCAGGATCACCTCTCTGGCGTAGGGCTGCTGGCCGTTTTCATGGCGTATGATGGCTTCGACCAATCCAACCATGGTGTCGGCCTTGGTCAGGTCGATAGCCTGGTCGGGCGTCACGCCTAGGCGGGAGGCGACATGGGCGATATAGGAGCCGGTGTCGTTCTCGCAGCCCGGCGCCCAACGGGTGATGATCCCCGTCACGGTGTTTAGGCCGTAGCGGCGTTGATAGCCGAACAGAATGCGGGTCAGCGCCCGAATGCCCGCTTCAGGGCTGACAAACTCCTCGAACACCGGATCGTCATCGGTGGCGCGTTCGCCCTGCCACTGAGTCTTGTCGCCGGGGGATTCCTTGATATTGCCGGGATTATTGAGGCGAATGCCACGCGGCACGACAGCGTCCTTGGTCATGGGGAACCTCCAATGAAAATGCCGCCCAAAGGCGGCTGGTGGGAACGGTGATGACGGAAGCGGCTAATTCACATGCACCCGCGCATCCTCGGCGACGGCTGTGATTTCCACCTGCTCGGCGCGGGGACGGATGGCGAGGATGCGGGCGGTCTGCGCCCAAGCCTGGCCGGGGCCAAAGGAGAAGTAGGTCCGCTCCTCCGAGCCGCCGGTATAAGGGGTGACGGTCAGCGGCTCGGCGAGACGCACCAGGGTGGGCGCATCGGCCACCGGCTCGACCCGGAACGGCCCGGCAAGGCTGCCGTCGCGGCGGCGCAGCGCCAGAAAATGGCTGGCGCCCCCGGTCCAGGTCAGCGGCTCGGACAGCATCAGCACCGCCCCAGTCCAGGGCGGCTTGGCGGATTCGGCCCGCCAGTCGATCACCTCGCCGCCCTGGCCCCAGCGGGGCATGTCGTGGGTGATGGCGACGAGATCGCCGTAGGTCGGGATCATGCCCTCCAGCTCGGTGCGGAAGGTGACCATGCGACGGCGATAACGGTTGTTGGCGGCGATGTAGAGACCTTCCCGCTGGGCGTGGTCCTTGGCGGTGCAGCCGAACAGATTGACCTTGGCCGGGTTGTCGCCCTGGCTATCGGGCAGCTTGGCGGTGGTCTCGTCGGGCTTCCAGGTCCGCGACGAGAAATACTCCACCGTCACCGCGTCGGCGGTGTCGTCGCCGGGCATGACGTATTTGATCTTGAACGAGCCCTTGACGATGTTGCGCGGCCCGAACATGGCCACCGGCATG includes the following:
- a CDS encoding efflux RND transporter periplasmic adaptor subunit, encoding MMRRQLLFSTVMTALAWTFSVSGPALAEDAAVPGEIRLNDEQIKLIELETVTATVGRVTSELALNGEVTPDLDRMVEIQPRASGVVREVTGRLGEAVRANAPLAVVESSQIAEAEAAYLASRSRAALAQTQFGREETLWKKKISAEQDYLQAKQEAAEAEIEFRTAERKLKLLGLDPNAKNGALRQGSGSVRLPVVAPFDGTLIEKRVAVGDQVSEATVLFRIANLDKVWVIASVHENDMGKVAVGLPAMVTLSAYSDRRFEGRVAWVSDLLDEKTRTLKIRVELNNKERLLRPGSFARVKVAAKGVEAVTIPVSAVQRQKAERIVFVEAAKGVFQRREVKIGMTSSQAVEIVEGLEAGERVVTSGAFALKSELEKSAFVDKD
- a CDS encoding heavy metal translocating P-type ATPase; the protein is MGAGCCGHHCHDDQDKDHHHEAEAKPVPTGRGVAFKVTGLDCAEEIALLKAEVGPLVGGADNLAFDVLNGKMIVLSEAATSEAVIQAVARTGMTARPWSATASTSDEDGRRRRQALLTAASGVMTGIGFVLDTLIQKPVPAHAVEAVAVVIGLWFVLPKALMSIRRLRPDMNLLMTVAVVGAIALGDWLEAASVSFLFALSLALENWSAGRARRAIAALMDLAPPTARVKSAAGEVEMAPEQVAVGAVFVVRPGERIPLDGRILSGESSVNQAPITGESVPVFKAPGAEVFAGTVNGDGALDIENTKPAQDTTLAHVARMVEEAQSRRSATERWVDRFAAIYTPIVMGIALVIMAGPPLLLGAEWGEWIYRSLVLLVIACPCALVISTPVTVVASMAAAARNGVLVKGGEHLETPARLKVIAFDKTGTITEGRPSVETVVALNGHSEEDLLARAAALEARSTHPIAQAIIAYALSKGVSPVPAEGVQSLPGKGATGTFNGRSYWLGSHRYLEERGGETPEVHALAERLEAGGQSVVVIGSDDHVCGLIALSDAVRPEAAAALSGLRRAGVEKLVMLTGDNRATAERIAALVGLDEVRAELLPEDKLAAIGELVDRHGTVAMVGDGVNDAPAMAKASLGIAMGAAGTDTAIETADLALMSDDLGKLAWLVDHSRRMHAVLRQNIIFALGVKAVFTVLAFAGIATLWGAIAADMGASLLVVFNGLRMLGGREGRA
- a CDS encoding undecaprenyl-diphosphate phosphatase — protein: MTTLQALLIALIQGVTELFPVSSLGHAVIIPAILGWGIDQHAPDFLPFLVVLHLGTATALLIYFWREWMGVSAVLLGRGTPENRRLVVRIVAATLPAVVVGFLLEKALRHLFGAPGVAAAFLVANGLMLFFGERLRRSNTGKRLADLSIKDAVLIGVWQCAALLPGISRSGATMVGGILVGLHHEDAAHFSFLIALPIIVGAGVLEVPKLIHSGAMSELGGLAVATGIVAGIAAYLSTWALMRYFHRHDFHALNPFGWYCCVAGGVALVTLAL
- a CDS encoding efflux RND transporter permease subunit, whose amino-acid sequence is MINTIIERALQRRFLVILAALAVFAFGIWTTFRLNLDAFPDVTNIQVQINTESPGLAAAEVERLVTFPVESVMNGIPGVTQVRSISKTGLSVVTVVFEDNVDTYFARQLVLEKLQTAKERIPNKLGSPELGPITTGLGQVYKYLLTSPTHSAMELREINDWQVKFQLRTVPGVTDVLSFGGSVRQYQVQVDPNRLVSYDLTLDDLKKALQSNNANAGGWYIEGAQEQLSVRGEGLVSGGPEGLADIESVVLKSVDGTPVFVRDVAKVEYGSEIRQGAVSMNGNGEAVMGVVLQLKGANTNTVIQGIRAKLSSVQASLPPDVKIEPVYDQSALILKAVGTVQKALAEAAILIVIVLFLFLWNIRSALVVLVSIPLSMLVAVIMMRWAGLSANLQSLGGLAIAIGMMVDGSLVMVENIVRHLAEPHYRDRSLPWRVAQAAREVGNPVFFAVLIIIVVFLPLFTLQGVEGKLFSPMAFVIAFAMLGSLVVALTIVPVLASLALSPNQSDEDSFLMRAVRRAYTPALAFALRRRVLVVGYAAGALVISGFLLTRLGTEFVPELDEGTLSVRITMNPSISLAESLKIAHRLERRLLSNPDVTSAISQIGRPELGGDPEAVNNNEIWVGLKPQSEWTSAGSRAELVANINKELAEYPGVAINISQPIANRVDELLSGVKAQIAIKLFGGDLRVLEEKGREIEEIVKAIDGAANVQAEQISGEAQLVVRANRAELARYGLNVADVMDVVSTAIGGEAVTNVLDGQRRFAVYLRVAEPFRSDMAAIGELWVVNKDGVRVPLSQVSDISLVEGPPSINREDAQRRTVIQANVRGRDMGGFVAEAQAAVAQKVQLPPGYVVTWGGQFENQQRAQRTLMIVVPVCLGLIFLLLYFSFGSMANAALIILNVPFALIGGVFALWVSGQFLSVPSSVGFIALFGVAVLNGVVMVSYFDQLIREGRTAAEAVVEGAMLRLRPVLMTATVASLGLIPLLLSNGIGSEVQKPLATVVVGGLITSTLLTLLVLPVLYGWLAEWRKRNEQRALELQAPHGLR
- the lspA gene encoding signal peptidase II gives rise to the protein MMSVPSNLRWLCLSVGVAGVDLVMKRAMEGILADSSIPLLPILSLSLGYNTGVSFGMFADPGGWQRWPLVVLSVVIVMGLVVWLTRLPSTGEIASKMALALIVGGAAGNAADRAAFGHVTDFILLHWRSWSWPTFNFADIAISAGAVLLVAVSRHRQPDTISEQRTNP
- a CDS encoding cupredoxin domain-containing protein, which gives rise to MNGMTKHLTLAVMALILAASSAFADEIGVYNLTMSKEKFLPERIEIPAETKVSIMIDNQGDATEKLNFLVNHERVLPGGKATRLFIGPLEPGEYKFVGIYHPERSFIIIAK
- a CDS encoding MerR family transcriptional regulator gives rise to the protein MTTGTFNIGRLGERAGVNIETIRYYEKIGLLPEPGRTAAGYRQYGEDHLRRLSFIRKGRDLGFSIEAIRALLRLAEHPEQPCEDADRLASAHLAEVERKIEELGRLRDALSEMAHCCAGTVAECRIIDALAS